A genomic window from Pseudonocardia broussonetiae includes:
- a CDS encoding VOC family protein — MPQPEGAELDAVRARRAELKEKYLRPAAERPRSTVKGVHHAALICKDVEETIRFYQDLLGFPLVELVENRDYNGSSHFFFDIGNRNLLGFFDFPGHDHPDFSETIGAVQHIALSTSPEEFAAVRARLDEAGVEYIGPDRGIDNSLYIRDPNGVGIEFYNEELGVFEGEPLLNS, encoded by the coding sequence ATGCCACAGCCCGAGGGTGCCGAGCTCGACGCCGTCCGCGCGCGCCGCGCGGAGCTCAAGGAGAAGTACCTGCGTCCGGCGGCCGAGCGGCCCCGCTCGACGGTCAAGGGCGTCCACCACGCCGCGCTGATCTGCAAGGACGTCGAGGAGACGATCCGCTTCTACCAGGACCTGCTCGGGTTCCCGCTGGTCGAGCTCGTGGAGAACCGCGACTACAACGGGTCGAGCCACTTCTTCTTCGACATCGGCAACCGCAACCTGCTGGGCTTCTTCGACTTCCCCGGCCACGACCACCCGGACTTCTCCGAGACGATCGGCGCCGTGCAGCACATCGCGCTGTCGACCTCGCCCGAGGAGTTCGCGGCCGTCCGCGCCCGGTTGGACGAGGCGGGCGTGGAGTACATCGGTCCCGACCGCGGCATCGACAACAGCCTCTACATCCGCGACCCCAACGGCGTCGGCATCGAGTTCTACAACGAGGAGCTGGGCGTCTTCGAGGGTGAGCCGCTGCTCAACTCCTGA
- a CDS encoding DNA-formamidopyrimidine glycosylase family protein — protein sequence MAEGDSIARLAARLHGQLAGASIVRSDLRHPRWATVDLGGQRITGWHPRGKHLLMRTDAGWTLHSHLRMSGSWSVLGVGKRLPRAVARDLRVALHLDDGRTAAGVALPVLTVVRTRDEHRVVGHLGPDLLADDPDLDLAAARLRADPALPAVVALLDQRRVAGLGNMWAQELLFLERTSPWRPVGEVDVVPLLARGRDLLRDAVAVNHRQITTGDPRPGRRHWVYGRARRPCFRCGTPVAFAPPERTPHGRETWWCPRCQPDGAGML from the coding sequence ATGGCGGAGGGCGACAGCATCGCGCGGCTGGCCGCCCGGCTGCACGGGCAGCTCGCCGGCGCGTCGATCGTCCGCAGCGATCTGCGGCACCCGCGCTGGGCGACCGTCGACCTCGGCGGGCAGCGGATCACCGGCTGGCACCCGCGCGGCAAGCACCTGCTGATGCGCACCGACGCCGGGTGGACGCTGCACTCGCACCTGCGGATGAGCGGGAGCTGGTCGGTGCTGGGGGTGGGGAAGCGGCTGCCCCGGGCCGTCGCGCGCGACCTGCGCGTGGCCCTGCACCTCGACGACGGGCGCACCGCGGCGGGCGTCGCGCTGCCGGTGCTGACCGTCGTCCGCACCCGCGACGAGCACCGCGTGGTCGGCCACCTCGGACCCGACCTGCTCGCCGACGACCCGGACCTCGACCTCGCCGCGGCCCGGCTGCGCGCCGATCCCGCGCTGCCCGCCGTCGTCGCCCTGCTCGACCAGCGGCGGGTCGCGGGGCTGGGCAACATGTGGGCGCAGGAGCTGCTGTTCCTGGAGCGCACGAGCCCGTGGCGGCCCGTCGGGGAGGTCGACGTCGTCCCGCTGCTGGCGCGCGGCCGCGACCTGCTGCGCGACGCGGTGGCCGTCAACCACCGGCAGATCACCACCGGCGACCCCCGGCCGGGGCGGCGCCACTGGGTCTACGGTCGGGCGCGCCGACCCTGCTTCCGGTGCGGCACCCCGGTGGCCTTCGCGCCGCCGGAGCGCACCCCGCACGGCCGCGAGACGTGGTGGTGCCCGCGCTGCCAGCCGGATGGCGCGGGAATGTTGTAG
- a CDS encoding MSMEG_6728 family protein, translating into MQTFLPYPDFARSAAALDLKRLGKQRVEALQVLRAVTRHTYGWKRHPAVRMWAGFPDGVAAYGLATCDEWVTRGHGDTCAATIGADLAEAGRPPPRTQAALARLALLPDWIGDERVHRSHRAALVRKDPEFYGPQFPDVDPELPYFWPV; encoded by the coding sequence ATGCAGACGTTCCTGCCCTACCCCGACTTCGCCCGGAGCGCCGCCGCGCTCGACCTCAAGCGCCTGGGCAAGCAGCGCGTCGAGGCCCTGCAGGTGCTGCGGGCCGTCACCCGGCACACCTACGGCTGGAAGCGGCACCCGGCCGTCCGGATGTGGGCCGGGTTCCCCGACGGCGTCGCCGCGTACGGGCTCGCGACCTGCGACGAGTGGGTGACCCGCGGGCACGGCGACACCTGCGCGGCCACGATCGGCGCCGACCTCGCCGAGGCGGGCCGGCCGCCGCCGCGCACCCAGGCCGCGCTGGCCCGGCTCGCGCTGCTGCCCGACTGGATCGGCGACGAGCGGGTGCACCGCAGCCACCGCGCGGCGCTGGTGCGCAAGGACCCGGAGTTCTACGGGCCGCAGTTCCCCGACGTCGACCCGGAGCTGCCGTACTTCTGGCCGGTCTGA
- a CDS encoding maleylpyruvate isomerase family mycothiol-dependent enzyme: MRRDVTATLPWMGAGTEFLVQLVDALPDDALRAPSALPGWSRAHLIAHVARNAEALTRLATWARTGVETPMYADAEQRAAEIESSAQRPAETLRRELTSTAEDLDVALAALDDRTWQNTVRSALGRALPAAEIPWMRVREVWLHSVDLASGTTVSDLPPEVVDTLLDDVTGVLSSRDGCPSATLTATDRDRTWRLGPDGGGVEVHGPAAQLLGWVTGRTGGAALTALGGELPVPPRWL; encoded by the coding sequence GTGAGACGCGACGTGACGGCGACGCTGCCGTGGATGGGTGCCGGCACGGAGTTCCTCGTGCAGCTCGTCGACGCCCTGCCCGACGACGCCCTGCGCGCCCCCAGCGCGCTCCCCGGGTGGAGCCGCGCGCACCTCATCGCGCACGTGGCCCGCAACGCGGAGGCGCTGACCCGGCTGGCCACCTGGGCCCGCACCGGCGTCGAGACGCCGATGTACGCCGACGCCGAGCAGCGCGCCGCCGAGATCGAGTCGTCCGCGCAGCGCCCGGCCGAGACGCTGCGCCGGGAGCTGACGAGCACCGCCGAGGACCTCGACGTCGCCCTGGCCGCGCTCGACGACCGCACCTGGCAGAACACGGTCCGCAGCGCGCTGGGCCGCGCCCTCCCGGCGGCGGAGATCCCGTGGATGCGGGTGCGCGAGGTGTGGCTGCACTCCGTCGACCTCGCGTCGGGCACGACCGTGTCGGACCTGCCGCCCGAGGTCGTCGACACCCTGCTCGACGACGTCACCGGCGTCCTGAGCAGCAGGGACGGTTGCCCGTCGGCGACGCTGACGGCCACCGACCGCGACCGCACCTGGCGCCTGGGACCCGACGGGGGCGGGGTCGAGGTCCACGGACCCGCCGCGCAGCTGCTCGGCTGGGTCACCGGCCGGACCGGCGGCGCGGCGCTCACCGCGCTCGGCGGCGAGCTCCCGGTGCCGCCGCGCTGGCTGTGA
- a CDS encoding PaaX family transcriptional regulator C-terminal domain-containing protein, producing MKARSLVFDLFGDYLRYRGGEVRLRTLTALMAGFDVPETTVRVVATRLRKEGWLASRRDGRETTYVLTDTAWRLLDEGRSRIFDRATGPWDGQWHMVIYSVPETERALREQLRKKLSWLGFGPLSSSVWLSPHDRTAQVKADFADRPSVRLDAFRARSDGVGADRDMAARSWDLAGLDRDYAALLAAYRPRLGRYRAGELRGAQALVERMRLMHDYRLFPFRDPDLPPELLPPGWSGRAAHEVFLEAHGLLRAPAEEFVDEVADGAREAS from the coding sequence GTGAAGGCGCGATCACTGGTGTTCGACCTGTTCGGCGACTACCTGCGCTACCGCGGCGGCGAGGTCCGGCTGCGCACGCTCACGGCGCTGATGGCCGGCTTCGACGTCCCCGAGACGACGGTGCGCGTGGTCGCGACGCGGCTGCGCAAGGAGGGCTGGCTGGCCAGCCGCCGCGACGGCCGCGAGACCACCTACGTGCTCACCGACACGGCGTGGCGGCTGCTCGACGAGGGCCGCTCCCGCATCTTCGACCGCGCCACCGGCCCCTGGGACGGGCAGTGGCACATGGTCATCTACTCGGTGCCGGAGACGGAGCGGGCGCTGCGCGAGCAGCTGCGCAAGAAGCTGTCCTGGCTCGGTTTCGGGCCGCTGTCGTCGTCGGTCTGGCTCAGCCCGCACGACCGGACCGCGCAGGTGAAGGCGGACTTCGCCGACCGGCCCTCGGTCCGGCTCGACGCCTTCCGCGCCCGGTCCGACGGCGTCGGCGCCGACCGCGACATGGCGGCCCGCTCGTGGGACCTCGCGGGCCTCGACCGCGACTACGCCGCCCTGCTCGCCGCCTACCGCCCCCGGCTGGGCCGCTACCGCGCCGGGGAGCTGCGCGGGGCGCAGGCGCTGGTCGAGCGGATGCGGCTGATGCACGACTACCGGCTCTTCCCGTTCCGCGACCCCGACCTGCCGCCCGAGCTGCTGCCCCCGGGGTGGTCGGGACGCGCGGCGCACGAGGTGTTCCTGGAGGCGCACGGGCTGCTGCGGGCCCCGGCCGAGGAGTTCGTCGACGAGGTGGCCGACGGGGCGCGCGAGGCATCGTGA